Proteins from a single region of Gasterosteus aculeatus chromosome 20, fGasAcu3.hap1.1, whole genome shotgun sequence:
- the hivep3b gene encoding transcription factor HIVEP3 isoform X1, whose product MEAEHSRPADGECSGRQEQQRLTTESSPGSCPPQQPPRPSNARPVHRALGRVQSRQTKQTEHLLRLQQQQAIAWQHSDTPGPSGGSFSPDSSSTTSLPSTSTTRGEHGHGVPSQGTQEGLEGVSSPKKGEKKPQKPGKYVCTYCGRPCAKPSVLQKHIRSHTGERPYPCAPCGFSFKTKSNLYKHRKSHAHRIKAALSSSRDEPSLSGQEGGGVAEDPEEHTEGESTESEEETGLHRKSSLKEKLAPQRKGGRELLRGSEESHRPEDSQAVKQRLALRLSERKRGVMASPDDRPSSLSTSSSSQGPGSKGSTESGYFSGSGSTDLSQVSPPSASAKTYAEIILGKYGRLGGQQRHPHQQQPHSSLSFPSGTEEKSIPFAVPKTQVIEHITKLITINEAVVDTSEIDSVKPRRSSLTRKSSAESPKFNSLRDACTFDPKGESPGPSAFKHLHNPEAEPAGTQQLSAVPLLRSHSMPTSTSQGEPCTSGTMRPRDYRLCQSFDEQQAVVAEMRAGPSQRTLRRQPAIEVPLGAELMQEEAGSSSTALADEQARRTLLHHQPHQQQQQQQQQQQQQKRLSLFECEACQAHFQHNEGYEAHRGICPGQKTLGKESGDAGKTCREDRPQMMHYKFRALAMAVRKRRKEESLEEDPPSPGSVAVSGSPSGLVPLTCRTEHSHTLSGVPLQSEQPQQHQQDRKGVSVIQHTSSFEKQESMSMESQETELRESQQTQPLEPKPSPSTSRLIRQSNIQVPEILVTVEPDADMPTVSAPVMASSFKEAERVEEFQWPQRSQTLAQLPAEKLPPKKKRLRLVEAAHSSGESSFESSSLPHSPSQESNISHASSLAASFEDTSRSESTAWASSSQSSQMLMVPVASHHHHQSQKEMRRSASEQTTATGQPTEQVSETRSKSFDYGSLSPQQSASSWEERRKCLLVKHATLGEPEQEEVASMSQLSRADSPKPGPSRSIHPPIYSIETSNRFRLETTGKASQPLQPQIFLPSGDVLPLQQAFFQGSLTPPVPVTTATPEVLPTQIMHRAFLHSQTAPPPMHTHPGQIRVAERLGVPLHQFPALLPLQFSLRTSASHALYLPLPPRQATHVPSLPTPERRPSTSSVLTHQSFVRISYHHPRPVIATCVAQFTPVSSLVVPVRLQTHLPTYASAMYTTLSQILASSCSQEPLSCTAMVIMGQVERNKIERSYLKVPSPDVESLLPLSLPTELASGSGEGYGPLGAGGSKRMLSPAASLELSTEAQRHQKRVKEEKEGEVDEEQEEDVDQKVGQIEESEATERKLEQSEKKQPQRVELTTVKEGEHEQLPRKYKKKKEEQKEAEYAEKTSKIKEEVAVVRQGAEKPVAPSYPSLRTSTSVNWCYLNYVKANPSPLRDPRSSVYSTWSISAHNPNLPGLTTKVALSLLCSKQKHSSETYTTATAAAPPAKSKLAPASSGTPRVSEVHATPPGTFTKVKDQQKPDEEEKKEMSEEEEPSTSKQSEPSRVRIFEGGYKSNEEYVYVRGRGRGKYICGECGIRCKKPSMLKKHIRTHTDVRPHICKHCNFAFKTKGNLTKHMKSKAHGKKCQAMGVSESSLEEPESEETAGSDERVFGAEEQEGHQFSDVDDSEDDDDNDEDEDEDEEEEPASREDPSFCSTDTHPSAGGHSSCGRRSHRGTPDPEPPGLSPSKAQELSPRRVWPNRRAASPGSRRALFSRRGWKASPRAFSPNSESCSPSRSLSPRLELFSPSHSLSPRTELSMSSRHVSPSPERGPSPVRPLSPLRTISPSCYRSSRAWTPPSPLGLQHRTPGYLPWESPGATGTHVKLVKRRTAAEGPQMAEASLFPPAFRLAVGEGYPGYQAADNIFSHLPMHSQQAKVPYLMIPIGGIQMVQAGPRSHPTTPSSPTSPPVEGPSLTRFDSYWGGTPRTQGLRTPGDHWSEDQTAGTSQSRQFVPITALKLETIESKQYGSSHSSAHTCRPLTETTKHCLRDSARAVLSPAAPVASHVIGQHPERDEQPSGGDRVEGGAKGDGADQST is encoded by the exons ATGGAGGCTGAACACAGCCGACCGGCCGATGGGGAGTGCTCTGGAAGGCAGGAGCAGCAGCGCTTGACAACGGAATCCTCTCCAGGATCTTGTCCACCTCAGCAGCCTCCGCGCCCTTCTAATGCTCGCCCCGTGCACAGAGCTCTGGGTCGCGTGCAAAGTcgccaaaccaaacaaactgaGCATTTGCTTcggttacagcagcagcaggcaataGCATGGCAGCATTCAGACACCCCGGGTCCCTCAGGAGGCAGCTTCTCTCCAGATTCCTCATCGACCACATCCCTCCCATCTACTTCCACCACCCGGGGTGAGCATGGCCATGGGGTCCCTTCCCAGGGCACCCAAGAGGGGCTGGAAGGGGTCAGCTCACCCaaaaaaggggagaagaaaCCCCAAAAGCCAGGAAAATATGTGTGCACTTACTGTGGTCGCCCATGTGCCAAGCCAAGCGTTCTTCAGAAACATATTCGCTCCCACACGGGAGAAAGACCATACCCTTGTGCCCCCTGCGGCTTTTCCTTCAAGACCAAGAGTAACCTGTACAAGCACCGCAAGTCCCATGCCCATCGCATTAAAGCGGCCCTGTCTTCCAGTCGGGATGAGCCCAGTTTAAGTGGGCAAGAGGGTGGTGGTGTTGCAGAAGACCCTGAGGAACACACCGAGGGAGAAAGCACCGAATCTGAAGAAGAGACGGGCCTACACAGAAAATCCTCCTTGAAGGAGAAGTTGGCGCCGCAAAGGAAAGGTGGCAGGGAGCTGCTGAGAGGCTCAGAGGAGAGCCACAGGCCTGAAGACTCCCAGGCTGTCAAACAAAGGCTGGCACTGCGGCTCAGTGAAAGAAAACGTGGGGTGATGGCTTCTCCAGATGAccgtccttcctccctctcaacCTCATCTTCCTCTCAAGGCCCCGGCAGTAAGGGCAGCACAGAGTCTGGCTACTTCTCTGGGTCGGGCAGCACCGACCTGTCCCAAGTTAGCCCCCCAAGTGCCAGTGCCAAAACCTACGCAGAAATTATTCTCGGGAAATATGGGCGGCTGGGAGGGCAACAGCGCCATCCCCATCAGCAGCAGCCTCATTCTTCACTTTCCTTCCCCTCGGGAACGGAGGAGAAAAGCATTCCCTTTGCCGTACCCAAAACCCAAGTCATAGAACACATTACCAAGCTCATCACTATCAATGAAGCGGTAGTAGACACCAGTGAGATTGACAGTGTGAAGCCGAGACGCTCCTCTCTAACCAGGAAGAGCAGCGCGGAGTCCCCAAAATTCAACTCCCTCAGAGATGCCTGCACATTTGATCCCAAAGGAGAATCCCCTGGCCCAAGCGCTTTTAAGCACCTCCACAATCCTGAGGCAGAACCAGCAGGTACCCAGCAGCTGTCAGCAGTGCCTCTGCTTAGAAGCCACTCGATGCCAACCTCCACCAGCCAAGGAGAGCCCTGCACCTCTGGTACCATGCGCCCCAGAGATTACCGTCTCTGCCAGTCATTCGATGAGCAGCAGGCCGTGGTGGCAGAGATGAGGGCTGGCCCTTCCCAGCGCACGCTACGGCGCCAGCCTGCCATAGAAGTTCCACTGGGAGCCGAACTAATGCAGGAGGAGgccggctcctcctccacagcacTCGCTGATGAACAAGCTAGACGGACACTACTGCACCACCAaccccaccaacaacaacaacaacaacaacaacaacagcagcagcagaagagattGAGCCTGTTTGAATGTGAAGCTTGTCAGGCCCACTTCCAACACAATGAAGGCTATGAGGCCCACAGGGGCATATGCCCAGGACAGAAAACCCTGGGAAAAGAGAGCGGGGATGCAGGTAAAACATGCAGGGAGGATCGCCCGCAGATGATGCACTATAAGTTTCGAGCACTGGCAATGGCCgttaggaagaggaggaaagaggaaagtctGGAGGAGGATCCTCCCAGCCCCGGATCTGTAGCCGTGTCGGGGAGCCCTTCAGGCCTCGTTCCTCTGACTTGCAGAACAGAGCACAGCCACACCCTCTCAG gtgTTCCTTTACAGAGTGAACAAccgcagcagcatcagcaggacAGGAAGGGCGTGTCTGTCATTCAACACACAAGCTCTTTTGAGAAGCAGGAGAGTATGTCCATGGAGAGTCAGGAAACCGAACTCAGAGAGAGTCAGCAAACACAACCACTCGAGCCAAAACCATCACCCTCTACATCTCGCCTCATCCGCCAATCAAACATCCAAGTGCCAGAGATCCTTGTAACTGTGGAGCCTGATGCTGACATGCCAACTGTCTCTGCGCCAGTGATGGCATCCTCATTCAAG GAGGCAGAAAGAGTGGAGGAGTTCCAATGGCCTCAGCGTAGCCAGACTCTGGCTCAGCTCCCTGCCGAGAAGCTgccaccaaagaagaagagactCCGCCTGGTGGAAGCAGCACATTCCTCCGGGGAGTCTAGCTTTGAGTCCTCGTCTCTGCCCCACAGCCCCAGTCAAGAGAGCAACATCTCCCACGCTTCAAGCCTTGCTGCTTCTTTCGAGGACACGTCAAGATCAGAGTCCACCGCCTGGGCCTCCAGTAGCCAAAGCTCCCAGATGTTGATGGTGCCAGTTGCTtcccaccatcaccaccaaagCCAAAAGGAGATGAGGCGCTCAGCCTCAGAGCAGACCACAGCCACCGGCCAACCAACGGAGCAGGTCTCAGAGACCAGGAGTAAGTCCTTTGACTATGGCTCACTGTCCCCGCAGCAGTCTGCGTCCTCCTGGGAAGAAAGGAGAAAGTGTCTCCTTGTGAAGCATGCCACCTTAGGCGAAcctgagcaggaggaggtggccaGCATGAGTCAGCTGTCCAGAGCAGACAGCCCAAAGCCGGGGCCGTCAcgctccatccatcctcccatctACTCAATAGAAACAAGCAACCGCTTTAGGCTGGAAACCACCGGGAAAGCCTCGCAGCCGTTACAGCCGCAGATCTTCCTGCCCTCTGGGGATGTGCTCCCTTTGCAGCAAGCGTTTTTCCAAGGGTCATTAACCCCGCCAGTCCCTGTCACCACCGCCACCCCTGAAGTACTGCCCACCCAAATCATGCACAGAGCCTTCTTACATTCGCAGACAGCACCCCCACCTATGCACACGCACCCTGGTCAGATCCGCGTGGCAGAACGGTTGGGTGTACCACTCCATCAGTTTCCTGCTCTGCTTCCTCTCCAGTTCTCTCTGAGGACCTCAGCTAGTCACGCTCTGTACTTACCGTTACCTCCGAGACAAGCTACACACGTTCCTTCCCTTCCCACACCAGAGAGACGCCCCTCCACATCTTCTGTTCTCACACATCAATCCTTTGTAAGAATCTCTTACCACCACCCACGACCCGTCATCGCCACATGTGTGGCTCAGTTCACACCGGTGTCGTCGCTTGTGGTGCCAGTGCGCCTCCAGACTCATTTACCTACCTATGCCAGTGCCATGTACACCACCTTATCCCAGATCCTGGCCTCCTCCTGCTCACAGGAACCTCTTTCTTGTACAGCCATGGTCATTATGGGCCAGGTGGAGCGGAACAAGATTGAAAGGTCCTACCTGAAGGTCCCCTCCCCAGACGTGGAGAGCCTTCTTCCCCTTTCTCTGCCGACGGAGCTGGCCTCGGGATCTGGGGAGGGGTACGGTCCACTCGGGGCCGGAGGAAGCAAACGCATGCTTTCTCCTGCAGCTAGTCTGGAGCTCAGCACAGAGGCTCAGCGTCACCAGAAAcgggtaaaagaggaaaaggaaggggaggtagatgaggagcaggaggaggatgtCGACCAGAAGGTGGGACAGATTGAAGAAAGTGAAGCCACTGAGAGAAAACTGGAACAGAGTGAGAAGAAACAGCCACAGAGGGTGGAGCTGACAACTGTGAAAGAGGGGGAGCATGAGCAACTACCAAGGAAatataagaagaagaaggaggagcagaaggaggccGAGTATGCTGAAAAgacaagtaaaataaaagaggagGTGGCAGTTGTGCGACAGGGAGCTGAAAAACCGGTGGCGCCTTCGTACCCCAGCCTCCGCACCTCCACCTCAGTTAACTGGTGCTACCTAAACTACGTCAAAGCTAACCCGTCTCCCCTGAGGGACCCCCGCAGCTCCGTTTATTCTACCTGGAGCATCAGTGCTCACAACCCCAACCTGCCGGGCCTCACCACTAAGGTGGCCTTGTCTCTGCTGTGCTCCAAACAGAAGCACAGCTCAGAAACATACACCACGGCAACGGCCGCGGCCCCCCCGGCCAAAAGCAAATTGGCCCCTGCTAGCAGCGGGACCCCGCGGGTGTCAGAG GTACACGCCACCCCACCCGGCACCTTCACTAAAGTAAAGGATCAGCAAAAACCTgacgaggaagagaaaaaagagatgagcgaggaggaggaacccTCCACCTCCAAGCAGAGCGAGCCATCACGCGTTCGCATCTTTGAAGGCGG GTATAAGTCAAATGAAGAATATGTTTATGTGAGAGGTCGCGGCCGGGGGAAGTACATTTGTGGAGAGTGTGGCATCCGCTGCAAGAAGCCTAGCATGCTGAAAAAGCACATCCGAACGCACACCGATGTCCGGCCGCACATTTGCAAACACTGCAACTTTGCCTTCAAAACCAAAG GTAACCTTACTAAACACATGAAGTCAAAGGCTCATGGGAAAAAATGCCAGGCAATGGGAGTATCTGAGTCATCGCTGGAGGAGCCCGAGAGCGAGGAAACAG CAGGAAGTGATGAACGCGTGTTTGGCGCAGAGGAACAGGAGGGACATCAGTTTTCTGACGTGGACGATTCCGAGGACGACGATGACAAcgatgaggacgaggacgaggacgaggaagaggagcccgCCTCCCGCGAGGATCCGTCCTTCtgttccacagacacacacccctcGGCAGGAGGGCATTCCAGCTGCGGTAGGCGTTCCCATCGAGGCACCCCGGACCCTGAGCCCCCGGGCCTCAGTCCCAGCAAAGCACAAGAGCTCTCGCCGAGGCGGGTTTGGCCCAACAGACGAGCCGCTTCGCCGGGCAGCAGGAGAGCGCTGTTCTCTCGGCGGGGGTGGAAGGCATCGCCGAGGGCCTTCTCCCCTAACAGTGAGAGCTGTTCCCCCAGCCGAAGCCTCTCTCCCCGGCTTGAGCTGTTCTCACCCAGCCACAGCCTCTCCCCCAGGACAGAGCTGTCCATGTCCAGCCGACACGTCTCACCCTCCCCTGAGAGAGGACCCTCTCCCGTCAGACCCCTCTCGCCTCTCCGTACCATTTCGCCCAGCTGCTATCGGTCGTCCCGGGCTTGGACCCCTCCCTCGCCTCTTGGGCTACAGCACAGGACCCCTGGATACCTGCCATGGGAGAGCCCCGGTGCAACGGGTACTCATGTCAAACTA GTGAAAAGGAGAACGGCGGCAGAGGGTCCACAAATGGCAGAAGCCAGCTTGTTTCCACCCGCTTTCCGTCTTGCCGTTGGTGAGGGTTATCCGGGCTACCAAGCAGCAGACAACATCTTCAGCCATCTTCCCATGCATTCCCAACAAGCCAAGGTCCCCTATCTGATGATTCCTATCGGAGGGATCCAGATGGTACAAGCCGGTCCGAGGTCCCACCCTACCACACCCTCGTCTCCAACCTCTCCCCCCGTGGAAGGGCCATCGCTGACCAGATTTGACTCGTACTGGGGCGGGACCCCCAGGACTCAGGGGCTTAGGACTCCTGGAGACCACTGGTCAGAGGACCAGACAGCTGGAACCAGCCAGTCGAGGCAATTTGTTCCCATTACAGCACTAAAGTTGGAGACCATCGAGTCCAAGCAATATGGCAGCTCACATAGCTCCGCCCACACCTGCAGGCCGCTTACCGAGACCACCAAACACTGCCTCAGAGACAGTGCAAGAGCAGTTCTCAGTCCAGCAGCCCCAGTAGCCTCGCATGTCATTGGACAGCATCCAGAGAGGGATGAGCAACCATCTGGTGGTGATcgggtggagggaggagctAAAGGAGACGGAGCAGACCAGAGCACTTAG